A single region of the Bicyclus anynana chromosome 16, ilBicAnyn1.1, whole genome shotgun sequence genome encodes:
- the LOC112056305 gene encoding uncharacterized protein LOC112056305, whose translation MPEDSKKNQQKGKNDPKDQRKRRGRQHTAQAEGKVEKQPEAPKAPEKPAYEPPPPEFYQNLKRETDEILKITEEANSKYKKKEIQSNWAKYEMPIESYEEIDEQENLGADYETLIQAPLTVGAHFQFKHEKSWDISTSPSPYDKYFDINMDNLFIALSTIPFYERNSIDTSIFNETDIQNMDHRANKLYKYKYYNDKKFISPAIEASEKIQNLLKSNDKDDEIESDDTLRTKSDETLNQLKDIKLEECEEHEYNKDIKDDNQENTVAIKAPNTTIDEPVQCPKSVSADNFDLSNDTNKTIIQEDKETKTNKICDTDKKSDENKITFNELKNDKVKTAPESESKLVVSKPVDSLPKEKESLKASSPQKDGNSVQNPVIESPEDLEKWLDDFLDS comes from the exons ATGCCTGAAGACAGTAAGAAAAATCA acaaaaaGGTAAAAATGACCCCAAAGATCAGAGGAAACGTCGAGGCCGCCAACATACTGCTCAAGCTGAGGGAAAAGTTGAAAAGCAGCCTGAAGCACCTAAAG cCCCAGAAAAGCCAGCCTATGAACCACCTCCACCAGAATTCTATCAAAACTTGAAGAGGGAAACCGATGAGATTCTCAAAATTACTGAAGAAGCCAACAGTAAATATAAGAAGAAGGAAATACAGAGCAATTGGGCCAAATATGAGATGCCAATTGAGAGCTATGAAGAAATTGATGAACAAGAGAACTTGGGAGCTGATTATGAG acCCTGATACAAGCGCCTCTTACAGTTGGTGCACATTTTCAATTCAAACATGAGAAATCTTGGGACATTTCCACAAGTCCTTCGccatatgacaaatattttgacataaacATGGATAACTTGTTCATAGCCCTCTCCACCATACCGTTTTACGAACGAAACAGCATTGATACATCAATCTTCAATGAGACTGATATCCAAAATATGGATCATAgagcaaataaattatacaaatataaatactacAATGATAAGAAATTTATCTCACCAGCAATAGAAGCTAGCGAGAAAATCCAGAATCTATTAAAATCaaatgataaagatgatgaaatAGAGTCTGATGATACTTTAAGAACCAAAAGTGATGAAACACTAAATCAACttaaagatattaaattagAAGAATGTGAAGAACatgaatataataaagatattaaagATGATAATCAAGAAAACACTGTTGCTATTAAAGCACCAAATACTACTATTGATGAACCTGTACAGTGTCCAAAATCAGTATCTGCAGATAATTTTGACTTATCTAAtgatacaaacaaaacaataatacaagAAGACAaggaaacaaaaacaaataagatTTGTGACACTGATAAAAAgagtgatgaaaataaaatcacattCAATGAACTTAAGAATGACAAAGTTAAAACAGCACCTGAATCTGAAAGTAAACTGGTTGTTTCGAAACCAGTTGATAGCTTACCAAAGGAAAAGGAATCTCTCAAag CATCTAGTCCTCAAAAAGATGGCAATTCTGTACAAAATCCTGTAATAGAATCCCCTGAAGACCTTGAAAAGTGGCTCGACGACTTTTTAGATAGTTGA